The Dendropsophus ebraccatus isolate aDenEbr1 chromosome 11, aDenEbr1.pat, whole genome shotgun sequence genomic interval ctgctagatcggcgctcgtttactgggcctattccacagcctgatgatcgtttagcgagggctgcagggacattgttaccgatgtccttgcagcatacattacctagcagggcttctcatccgctctgtcttcatcccggtcccgctcgcagcatcaactccgaagcagccggcctgtgattagctgagtggtctgacagctcagtcaggcggcaccgaagctgctgctgcgtgtgggACCGGGataaagacggagcggaggagaagccctgctaggtaatgtatgctgcttgaatcgcagcacatcgctattccacgcagtgatGCTCGGAGGGTACTgaagattttaggtttgggcctaaataaacgatcaaccaatgacacgatcatcggctgtttgttttctttatttcacggagcgataatcatccgAGTCGActcgattcggctgattatatcgctccgtggaataggcccctaagtcctCCGTGGAAAGCTTTTGTAACCTACAATGAGCCACATAGGACTGAAGGAGGGGGTCTCTTTCATGGAGGTCCCTAGGGAGGGAATATAGTGAAGAGTAGTACTCTGAGAAGACAGTGGCTATACGAGTAGGGTTGTAGTGCAAGCCACCCGCTGTCTTATCACAAAGGGGAACTTCTGCAATGTCTGATCTCACAGTTGGGAGGACaacagtgtacagtatgagccTTATTGGCTCTGTCATAATATTTGTGTTTGGTGTAAGAGAGCAGGCAGGTGGCTTTAAAGACCGCTTCGTCTTTCAAAGAATTACACAGAGCCACAATTTCCCTCAGAAGATGGAACAGTAGGGCGGCGAACCATATGCTCCTCCTTGTAGCGTAGTTGTTGAGTGAGGCTTACAATTCAGGACTGCGCATCTTTTTTAATACGGGAGGAAAGGGCAATACAATTACCCTGCAATACAGTTTTATGGGCGTCCCACAATGTGGATGGGGCAGCAACACTGCCCATATTCAGTTGGAAACATTCCCGGATACCAGCAGCCAAGATGTTTTAGCAAAGACTCGTTCAGTCGCCAGCGGCAGACCCTGCGAGCATGTGTCAGTAGCAAAATGTCCAAAGAAACTGGGGCATGGTTTGACCAAGTAATTGAGTGGATTTCACATCGCATCGTGGAACAAATCTATGCAGGTATGTGTGGAGCGCAGGTGCGAGTAAAAGGTATAGGTTTTGTCCATTGGGCAGCACATCCGCCAAAGGTCAAACAGCTGTGCTGCCTGATCAGTCTGCAGAAGGCTGAGGAGAGCTGAATCGTGCCCCTAGGCGGGGTGCAGCCGgatactttgggggagatttatcaaagggtgtaaaatttagactggtgcaaactgcccacagcaaccaatcacagctcagctttcctttcagcactgcctaaagctgagctgtgattggttgctgtgggtagtttgcaccagtctaaattttacaccctttgataaatctccccctttatgtctaTCCCAGGTCTCAGAGGGCGGCAGGTTGGTCTCCAACAGGGACGGAGGAAGGCGAGAAAATTTGGCAAAAACTTGCATTAGAAGTGTAGCTGCCACACATTAGGAGAGTATACAATACACAGAGTAATTTGGACACCTTCCAATTTGCTAGTTAGTATAATACAACATCCCTAAGGATCAATTTCACTGGTATCAACTAGGAATGGACAAGAGGCACTAATCAATATGGCTACTCCCGCCCTCTTCTAGTCTTTCGTGGCAGAATAAACAGTGGGATATTTATGATAGGCAAATTTAAAAGTGTCCGACCTATCATGATGCATTTCTTGAAGAAAAACTATACGTGCGCGTAAATGCGCAAGCTCACACAAAAGCAACCTCCTCTTCAGGTCAGAGTTAAGACCTTTCACATTCTAAGTCCAGGCGGGAGACAACATAACCGAAATGTACCTTAACTCTAAGCAGAGGTGAAGCTCCGGAGGATAGGGGTCCCAGCGATCCCCGGTCCATAAAAAGAGGCTGGCCTGATGGATCAGGTGGGATGTCAACAGGACGGCCAGGCTACCACTCACAACATATAGCCAAAAGAGATGTAGAACGGTTCTCTGCAAACAGAAACAAGACACAAAAGGGACAGACTCCATACAGACAAACAAAAGGAAACCAAAGactaaaccccttaaggacagggccaattgtcacttttgcgttttcgttttttcctcctcgccttctaagacccataacttttttatttttccacctacagggccatgtgagggcttgttgatggatgatggaacccccaaaatatcattcatTGGGtaaatttgggtaaaaaaaaatgcgtttccacaattttttttgggggggggggtttccatgtttacgtaatgcactttatggtaaaaattgcattttttctttattctataggtcacacactgaacacagcaatatgcatgtttactaggtttcctaaaattttactatttttattagcagtaaaattttttttttttttttgcaaataggtatatttaaaatggccctattgtgactcttatagtgtttattttttcacctacggggtcgtatggccACCCGCCATTAACGgcaagggcctggctgcagatagcaagccagagctcgctccatagcatctaccgctatggagcgagctcagctcctgagtccCCTCTATAGCCCGAGACCCCGAcatggcgtacatttacgtcctcttgCTCCAAGACCCAGGCTACGGGGTGTAAATGTACACCCGTGGTCCTTAAAGACCAGAGTGAGCTGTCTGGTTTAGAAAAAACAGAGACGTCCCCTTCTGGTGGAAAAaggcaaaaataaagaaaaacccTGCCACATAAGTAAGAGACCTGAAAAATAACACAAGGTTGTGTAGCAAATATAGTATAAAGGTTTTTATTTACACTACATCTGTACAGAGCCGCAGTATTACAAAGACGCTTGACAGTAAAAATCTGGCACAAATATGGTCAATATCTACAATAAAAAGCAACATTAGTTCATAGAAAAGTAAAACTAAAACATATATGCTCCCCTGTTAAAAATACACAAGCCCTGGGGTGTTAGGTGTCAGAGCAGAGATCTGTTCTTGCTTCAGTTACCCTGACTGTATACTCCATTCACATACAGAGCTGCGTTCACAAAACTGCTGTTGCTGTTAATAAACTCTGACAGGCTCCAAGACATCACATCTCATTGCTAGTTTGTGCTCTGCACAGACAAAGTTGGctctacatttcccattatgcatTGCACTATAGGAGCTCAGCTGCGACTATGAAAATTGTGAATACAGCTTTGGATCTGACAGCCCTAGAGCATACAAtgttactgtgtacatatattacattacttctcctgagttacatcctttattaaactccagagctgcactcactattgtgctggtggggttactgtgtacatacattacattactgatcctgagatacatcctgtattatacgccagagctgcactcactattctgctggtgaggtcactgtgtacatacattactgatcctgagttacatcctgtattatacgccagagctgcactcactattctactggtggaGTCCAACTACAACTCAAGTGTCACCATCAGAATAGGGCAGTTCTGATGTATAATaattaatgtatgtatacagtgaacCTATTATTATATCTAAGGTGATTTTGTTGGTTGACACTTTAAGGCAAGGGCCCATTCTCCCTTGAAGTTCCTTACCCTTGTATGCATTTTGATGATTTTTCCAGTTGAGATTAATTAAACTAATGGTTAACTATTAAGTTTCTGAAATTAAGAAAGTAaatctgcagctgcatccccctccttccTGTCCGCCATGTAGTTTTACAATAGATAGATTTTTTGGTGACTGAGGAGGTTTATATTTAAAGCGACAAATAGAAACATCTAGACTTTAATCTCTTGATCTTTCTTATCTCACAGATGTAGCACAACATCTCACACGTGTCACCATAGTGCCCAATGTATCCTTGTCTGGAGAATGATCTTTATGTATTTATAGCGCAAGCGGCAGGGAGCATCTGCATACGTATATAAGGCTCACTCTACTGTGAGCATGTCCTTTATTCAGCATAAAATTTCTATGATTGGTTGAAGCTTTAAGTGACCACACATATCCTCAAAAAAAGTTTCAGCAATCGGCAGCCATTCAAGTAAGTGGGCAGCAATGGCTTATAAGAGCAGTACCCTCTCTCTGACGTCCATATGTCCTTATGGTATACATGAAAAGGGGGTGCTACAAGTGTAGAATGACTACTACTATGTGTCAGGTTCCCTTTGAAATACAAACTGGTGACCACGCTGAACAAGTGTCGTCTTTGCAGCCTTGGAATGGTCGCCATGTTGTCTTGGTTTGCAAAGCAGTGGTGACGTGAGGCTATGGaactgtatatagtactgtatatttatggTGCCCCTTCCAGTAGCATCTCTGTCCACCACAGTGTTCAAGTCAATGGTGGACATAACGAGAAGGAACCCTAAGGAGAGACACTGTTCTTATTACTGCCAGGCAGATAGGCAAAGGTGGCATCTCCATATAATGCTCCAGGAGGCGCTGTCCCTTTACATAAAGGTGCCCAGAAAACATGTTTGGAATGGCGAATATGGTGTTGATCCCTCCTCTGTGGTTGGTTTATATCTATGCAGGGAGCCTTGTCTATTAGATAACCATGCTCCGTCCACTCCGGGAACTGCGATcctgaaatatatataaaataaaatatagatcaacaattaaaaaaaaagtacaaaacacTGCATTACACAGATAAGAGTCAGAAATGTTGGCTGTAAATAACAGTTATCCCTTCTCTCTGATGGTTTCAGTAAAAGGACATCTTCGTGCACGATTGCGGGGAGTCTTCCTGGTGTGCTCAATCAAATGTCCTCTATAGACTGCTGCTTGCACATGATGCTGATTTACTGAAAcaagctgcagctgcatcccccttccACCCCCTCTGTCCTGTCTTCTAATCACTGTTCTACACTAGATGGATATTTGGCAAATAGGTTTCTGAATATTtatgcaatatctcttgtggttcaaaagttcATAATGATTGAACCCAGGGCTTTGTGTTAAGcagagctgtccatggtgctgaacacagagctaaaGGCACTGGATCCAATCATTATGAACTTTTGAACCAATAAAGgtattgcaaatctgattgcgGCAAATGATTTCTGAGaaagcttaaagtgtaactgtcatttcagggtcatttttctgaaaacattaaatatcaacagtacaagcgattttgagaaactctgtaataggttttatgtactaaaagagtttccttctggactgaaaaagcaatctcccaggctcccccctcacatcaaatgaagatgaaacctattacagagtttcttaaaatcgcttatactactgatttctgcaataaaaaaaaacatgacagttactctttaagtccTTCTCGCATCACAACTCTCAAGAATCAGAACAAGAACAAGACCAAGAATCGGCTCACACACCTCCTAAAATACTGTGTTGATGTGAACCTTGCTCTTTCCATAACTCCAAATAGTCTCCTTTGAAATAATAACAGTATAATGCTACCCTGTCCTTATTAGCGCCATCTTGTGACTAGTCACTGTCTGCCACAAGATCAACATGCTCCTATCTTTCACTGCTGTTAACATCCCCATTATCTGATGCCAAAAATACAAGGAAAGGATCTATTTGGCAGACCGAGCCTTAGAAGTGCATCCCCATCACAGACACTCAGAAATGTCTTGTCATTGGGGGTTTGATGGCAGGTATCTTACCGATTGTCTGGCCGCAGCACTTCGATGGTTTTTGCTCTTCCCTACAGTGATATCTAGTGATTTGTAGCTAGGTGGTTTGTCCTCCCGCCACTCATTTGACCTTGGACGTCTTtctcttctgtctctgtactgactTTCATCATCTGAACTCCATGAGTTGCGTTCACTTGGCGGAGAGTAACTCCTCCTTCTACGGTTGGGTCGTTCGGGACTTCCTCTCCTCCTGGATCTTTCAGGAGACCTTTGCCTGTCGGAGCTATAGTTGGGACGACCACGACGGTCATGGTAGCCATGGTCATCAGAAGGGCTGATTCGGTCACGTCTACGAGGAGGTGAGAGATCTCTCCTTGGACGGCCATCACTTTGGGGATCTCTCCTATAACCCTGAGACCTGTCGCTTCTCTGTCTGTCCCGTAAGTCACTCTCACCAGAGTAAGAGTCTTCCAGGgacctgttcctcctcccccgaTCGCTCTCTAGCTGATCCCATGAATGATGCCTTCGATGCTGGGAAGAGTTGCTGCTTCTGTGGGAGTTGACAACATGCTCCACAATGGGAGGCAGCTGAATAACTCTGCGTTCTACTTCTCGTACCCCAACCCCCATCTCACTGAGGGAAGACAACACGCTGGGTTGATGGCCGGCTCCGCTGTAAAGGCCGCCTCCTGCTAGAGGTTGTGCCGGGTTTAAATTCTTAATCTCACTCTCCAGAAAATCCAGCATGTGGTTGTTGGAGGAAGGAAAGCTTGGCTGCCGGACCATGGGAAGGCTGTTTTGCTGGGAAAAGTCTATGAAACATAAAGAACCACAGATTAACTATATGTAATATGGTGCATCCAGTCCTGCTGACACAGCTAGGCATAACACAGTGTAtaagatgtgatcagtatattcGGTGTGCACTCACCTCTCTGGAGTAAAGGGTTGAGCTGATAAGAGGAATGCTGAGAGTTGCGGTCCGCTCCAGCATAAAAAGCTTTCTCTAGCATCCAAGGAGCATTGGCCTGAACTTGCTTTATATACTGGTGacgagcaagggctgcaagagaGATCACATAGTAATGACATGAGGACTATATCATAGTGCTGGAGGTAAGCAAGTGCAGGGAAACCTTAAAAGAGGTCCTCTGActttatactgtgtgtaggggttTCTAAATTATCACATAACTATGTTCACAGGGCTccacttaaatgggttatccagcgctacaaaaacatggacacttttgccccactcttgtctccagtttgggtacaggttttaaaactcagttccattaaagtaaatggagcttaattgcaaaccacacctgagatagagacgagagtggtgcaaaagtggccatgtttttgtagcgctgcataacccttTTTAATTAATGAAAGGGATGAGCTTGTTCCTGTACAGAATGCTATATGTGTATCTGGGGAGATTCATGTTCCTCTAAAATGCTGGTTTATTTCTGTTCAGAGCTCAGCGGGTGCTTCCTGCTTGTAGAGCTGCAGGATCAGTTTAGTGGTTCTTACTGGTAGAGCTGCAGGAACAGCACTATGCGGGTCTTCCTTGCctctgaagctgcagattcagaaTTCATTGAGTGTTTCTAGCTTGTGGAGGTTCAGAATCAGAGCTCAGAAAGTGAAGTGTACTCTGCTATCAAAGCTGCAGGATCATGGCTCAGCAGGGGTACCTTACAAGCAgagccgccatcagggcagtactgAAGCTGACAGctgtactgcacacacacactgctctttcCTGCctgtcagcctgctcactgtgacAAACAGGGTTCCAGGTGTAGACAGAAGcagggccccctcttccctccctgggCCCCTCCCCAGCCACATCACTACCTTCTCTGGCTGCTTTCTACTTGTCGGGACAGAAGAGGAAAAGGAGGGGCCCAAAGCCGCTCCATGCCCCCCtggagtctccctgcaaaaagtgtaaaggccctgttacacgaagcgattatcagccgtattcggtcgataatcgttttgtgtaatagaaaacaacgatcagccgacatgcacagtgtcggctgatcgttgtcttccaaCAGGCTGAAATGCCAATGATCAGCCTTTTAAGGATCTGCCGCCGTTGCTCCGAGTATTAGGAACAGCAGACTGCCGCTGTctcatatgccccccccccccccaaggttttACCGGCTCctcgcttgctgtctgtgcgtgGGGGCAGGCTGCCACCGCGTGCACACCAGGTAGTAATGGAGCACATAGCTCTTGATATCTCGATCAAACTTTCAGCCCCTCTCTGCtatatgctggaacttgtagtacaccAATTACAGCTAAAAGATGATGTCTGGTTCTTTGTAAAGTAAGAGGCTtctaaggttctgcagcagctgatctgtattatgaggttctgcagcagctgtgtagtattatgaggttctgcagtagctgaagtGTGTTGTGATGCCTGTGTAGCACTACTTACATTCATTattcacctcagctgctgcagcacctcatactacacctcagctgctgcagaaacacattatacacctcagctgctgcaacatTATGCAGCAGCTGCTacaacattataatacacctcagctgctgcagaacctcataatacatctaagctgctgcagaacatcataatacacctcagctgctgcagaacctcataatacacctcagttgctgcagaagttcatactacacctcagcttctgcagaacattataatacatctaagcttctgcagaacatcataatacatctcagccactgcaggtcctcataatacacctctgctgctgcagaacctcataatacaccccagctgctgcagaacctcataatatacctcagctgcagcagatgtatgtaatatatacagtgtgttgtgtatATCACTTGTATTATACCCTTGTATATAATATGCACATgacctgtattatacccctgtatataatatacaattttcctgtatataatatacacatcacctgtattatacccctgtatataatatacacatcacctgtattatacccccagatataatatacacatctcctgtattatactgcagtatACAATTTACACATCACGTGTATTATACCCCCGTATATTACATACACAtcacctgtattataccccctgtatataatatacacatatcctgtattatagccctgtatataatatacacatcccctgtattatacccccagatataatatacacatctcctgtattatacccccagatataatatacacatctcctgtattataccccctgtatataatatacacatctcctgtattataccccctttatataatatacacatctcctgtattatacctcctgtatataatatacacatcccctgtattatacccccagatataatatacacatctcctgtattatacc includes:
- the LOC138767798 gene encoding immunoglobulin-like domain-containing receptor 1, with the translated sequence MTGQVRRLQLLLWSGLLSGCLAVQVTVQDTQRYTMLFSSIILKCDYSTSALIQDVAVTWRYKSFCKDPIFDYYSASYQASLSLSQDPSNDCNDNMREVRIVIQKRGQNEPVLGMDYRQRKITIQNKADLVISEVMWWDHGVYYCSVEAQGDTSGDPDKEVKLIVLHWLTVLLIVLGGLLLLIFISICWCQCCPHCCCCYVRCPCCPTKCCCPEEALARHQYIKQVQANAPWMLEKAFYAGADRNSQHSSYQLNPLLQRDFSQQNSLPMVRQPSFPSSNNHMLDFLESEIKNLNPAQPLAGGGLYSGAGHQPSVLSSLSEMGVGVREVERRVIQLPPIVEHVVNSHRSSNSSQHRRHHSWDQLESDRGRRNRSLEDSYSGESDLRDRQRSDRSQGYRRDPQSDGRPRRDLSPPRRRDRISPSDDHGYHDRRGRPNYSSDRQRSPERSRRRGSPERPNRRRRSYSPPSERNSWSSDDESQYRDRRERRPRSNEWREDKPPSYKSLDITVGKSKNHRSAAARQSDRSSRSGRSMVI